The nucleotide sequence CGCTAACGGCGTTGGGGCATCGGGTCACCGCGGTCGACGACTCGGCCGAGATGCTTGAGCATGTCCGTTGTGCGCGCACGGTTCAGGCGCGAATCGAGGACCTGCGATTGGCCGAGAGATTTGACGCAGTTCTGCTGATATCCAACCTGATCAACTATCCGGACACTCAACTACTCAGGTCGATGTTGGCCTCGGTCACCCACCATCTTGCGCCGGCGGGAAAGGCCATCATCGAGTGGTCGCCACCGTCCTACTTTGCCGAGCGGCCGACGGGCTGGACCGGAACCCATGTCAAGGCGGGAGTGACGATGAGCTTGGCCATCCACTCCAACCGAGGCGGTGTCATCGACGCTGAGTTCGTTGTTGCTGTCGACGACCAGCAATGGTGCCAGCGGCAGACCATGCGGCGAATCACCCTCGCAACGTTGCGCCGTGAACTGGCACGGGCCGGACTGGTCTTGACGACGGCCACTCCCGAATCGACTCGATGGTTGCAGGTCAAAAAGAGGAGTGCTCACCATACAACCCCTCGTTGACATGTTGATCTACCGTCTGGTATAGCTAATACTGCGACTTGATCTACCGATTGGTAGATCAAGTGTGACGCCAGCAGGAAGTTGGAAGTGAGGGCAATAGCGATGGTGTCCAACGATCACAGCGGTGAGCGTGTGGATGGCCGGCGGCTGCGCTACCGGGACCGGCGCGGCGAAATCCTCGACGCGGTCATGGCCCATCTGTTGGAGCACGGGATTAGCGGGATGTCGTTTCGCACTCTTGCGGCAGCGGCAGGCGTGTCGCACATAACGTTGCGCCACCACTTCGGCACAAAGGACGAACTGCTAGTCGAAATCTTTGGTGTGATCGGCGCACGGGTACAGATCCCGGATCACTTTGGTGCTGATGATGTCGAGTCGCTAGTCAGGAAGATGTGGCAGCGATGGACCGAGCCACAGTCTGACCGCAGGTCTCGACTTGTGTTTGAGGCCTACGCGCACGCGGTGCGCAGCCCAGACGAGTACCGCGCGTTCCTGGACCGCGTGGTGACCGGATGGATCGAAATCATCCGCTACCACGCACTGCTAGCCGGGTGCCCCAGCGACGAGGCCGACACCTTTGCCACGCTGTTGCTGGCGCAACTGCGCGGTCTGCAGTTCGACTTTCTCGCCACCGGTGACCGCGTGCGTATCGGTACAGCGCTTGAAAGTGTCATTGATGGCATCCACCATCAGCGCGCCCAATGGGCCAGGGTCGCCAGCCGCTGACATCGGACAGACACGCCATGCACAGCGACCTTGCACTGAACCTGGCTTCGCCCGACAACGCCGGGCGGGCCCTGTCGGCTACGGTCCCGCCGAAACGCCCGGCTCACCGACGCGGGTCAATATCGCTGGCATCGCCAAACATTGACCCGACATCCACCGCTTCGTGGCCATCGGCCGCGCCGGGGTAGATGTCGAAGACATCGAGGCTGCCCTTACAGGTTGGCACCTGTGGGTCCGCCTCGCTGAGAAAACACCCAACCCTGCAGCCACCCGTCGGCGCATTCGCGACGCCGGTCTTGGCTGACAGTTCTCGATTGGATGGTGCCCATCGTGGACCAAAAAACCCTCATACACCCTGGCTCACTCGATTGGGGCCAGTCCAGCAGCAGCACGCCAGCGCGGAGGCTCGATAGGATCGTGGCGACGAGGAAGAGGCACAGCCCCGAACAGGTTGTGCGCAAGTTGGTGACG is from Mycobacterium marinum and encodes:
- a CDS encoding class I SAM-dependent methyltransferase; its protein translation is MPNYVTTMPHGNPPGAVSAVTGDGSVVEIYRRMPSLGEVERIHWLLPPRSSVLDLGAGTGRIANALTALGHRVTAVDDSAEMLEHVRCARTVQARIEDLRLAERFDAVLLISNLINYPDTQLLRSMLASVTHHLAPAGKAIIEWSPPSYFAERPTGWTGTHVKAGVTMSLAIHSNRGGVIDAEFVVAVDDQQWCQRQTMRRITLATLRRELARAGLVLTTATPESTRWLQVKKRSAHHTTPR
- a CDS encoding TetR/AcrR family transcriptional regulator; protein product: MVSNDHSGERVDGRRLRYRDRRGEILDAVMAHLLEHGISGMSFRTLAAAAGVSHITLRHHFGTKDELLVEIFGVIGARVQIPDHFGADDVESLVRKMWQRWTEPQSDRRSRLVFEAYAHAVRSPDEYRAFLDRVVTGWIEIIRYHALLAGCPSDEADTFATLLLAQLRGLQFDFLATGDRVRIGTALESVIDGIHHQRAQWARVASR